Proteins encoded in a region of the Falco rusticolus isolate bFalRus1 chromosome 10, bFalRus1.pri, whole genome shotgun sequence genome:
- the B4GALNT4 gene encoding N-acetyl-beta-glucosaminyl-glycoprotein 4-beta-N-acetylgalactosaminyltransferase 1, whose translation MPRLPVKKLRKQLKLLLLLVLLTFAVWFTYLHISLVRQGRALRLPFAYGRDGERLGEVTDPGRRPAAAQASARRGKAEDSSESREEEPMNDGQDLDGWFSRGQRSNRATTHPKLNLTRQALPWNEQYKGKANLHVFEDWCGGAVRHLRKNLHFPLFPHTRTTVKKLAVSPKWKNYGLRIFGYIHPFKDGDFQFSVASDDNSEFWLSSDDSPSNSRLAAFVGKLGTEWTAPGEFTKFSSQVSKPLRLMSSRRYYFELLHKQDDRGSDHVEVGWRVFLPSLKFEVIDSSYISLYTDESSLKMNHVEHIPQTLASYSGSYLWQAQQDEHGADMLKSDPRDTFFLTPAIEASRVENVLVPCAYSPTYVVKDFPIARYQGLQFVYLSFVYPNDFTRLTHMETDNKCFYRESPLYLEKFGFYKYMKMDEEEEDPRQRAFLFLNPDNFLEDDEEEEEGVDSPEPTDPPPEAKEKSFGPVPRAKGKETPPVTEDYGDNLDYYSFHRKQGQALDEVGMPGQLGRWSTSHQASASPAAILEDLHGEKDVGPVPEQVRGRMLSWLPQDPSEGEENALGLLASSKHAGALSLQPHLSVPVFGGKAKTLGPSKPATPREDKKPQKTQEKVYVTRLQPGKRKAPAQEPAFPGIFLYPKALKKVHLHSRTPQKHPIASSKLHAVPGRRTPWLLSNISKERDPARRRSARVGGRRWERLPKLGTEQRALPSLLALGTEGLFSRETHEDTTPAPGRTAATTNYNSSEVARSEGMRVTSFLKMSETTTSQQEEGKGQEEEEEEEEEVSDYSYETGELHQSWLEDSINWQRTFSVSSVDFELLRSDWNDLRCNVSGNLQLSESEVVDVVAQYMEKLNEKNGGIYTLLRIVNVEKRRDTARGNRYLLELELAERGQRTVRLSEYVYVLLHQGKQDDSAEANPEGLALGATEPQPSTWSILYGKPVLCRPLRLSWKQDVMVHFVVPVKNQARWVQQFISDMAHLYGATKDANFNVILVDFDSDDMDVEKALRDAQLPRYQYLRRTGNFERSAGLQAGVDTVEDGHSIVFLCDLHIHFPPNILDSIRKHCVEGKLAYAPIVMRLSCGSSPREPNGYWEVNGFGLFGIYKSDFDRVGGMNTEEFRDRWGGEDWELLDRVLQSGLEVERLRLRNFYHYYHSKRGMWNARSKKPPKD comes from the exons AATGATGGGCAGGACTTGGACGGCTGGTTTTCCAGAGGCCAACGGTCCAACCGAGCCACGACGCACCCCAAACTCAACCTGACCAGGCAGGCTTTGCCCTGGAACGAGCag TACAAAGGGAAGGCAAACTTGCACGTCTTCGAAGACTGGTGTGGAGGAGCTGTGAGGCACCTGAGGAAGAACctccattttcctctctttccccac ACCCGCACCACAGTGAAGAAGTTGGCTGTGTCGCCCAAGTGGAAGAACTATGGGCTGAGGATTTTTGGCTACATCCACCCCTTCAAGGATG gggatttccagttttctgtggCTTCGGATGACAATTCAGAGTTCTGGCTCAGCTCTGATGACAGCCCGTCCAACTCCCGGCTGGCTGCGTTCGTGGGCAAG CTGGGCACCGAGTGGACGGCACCGGGGGAGTTCACCAAATTCAGCTCACAAGTCTCCAAGCCTCTGCG CCTCATGTCCTCCAGGCGCTACTACTTCGAGCTGCTCCACAAACAAGACGACCGAGGTTCAGACCACGTGGAAGTTGGT tgGCGAGTTTTCCTCCCCAGCTTGAAGTTCGAAGTGATTGACTCCTCCTACATCTCTCTGTACACAG ACGAATCGTCCCTGAAGATGAACCACGTGGAGCACATCCCACAGACCTTGGCCAGCTACAGCGGGAGCTACCTCTGGCAGGCGCAGCAAGACGAGCACGGGGCTGACATGCTGAAGTCTGACCCCAGGGACACCTTCTTCCTCA CCCCTGCGATTGAGGCCTCTCGAGTGGAGAACGTGCTGGTGCCCTGTGCCTACAGCCCCACCTACGTGGTGAAGGACTTCCCCATCGCCCGCTACCAGGGCCTGCAATTT GTCTACCTCTCGTTCGTGTACCCCAATGACTTCACGCGCCTCACTCACATGGAGACAGATAACAAGTGCTTCTACAGGGAGTCCCCCCTCTACCTGGAGAA GTTTGGTTTTTATAAGTACATGAAGAtggatgaagaggaggaggatccACGCCAGCGAGCATTTCTCTTCCTCAACCCAGACA ATTTCCTCGAGGatgatgaggaggaggaggaaggagtggacAGCCCTGAGCCCACAGACCCACCTCCTGAAGCCAAGGAGAAGAGCTTTGGGCCGGTACCCAGAGCCAAAGGGAAGGAGACCCCACCGGTCACCGAGGATTATGGAGACAACCTGGACTATTACAGCTTTCACCGCAAGCAGGGTCAGGCCCTGGATGAGGTGGGCAtgcctgggcagctggggagatgGAGCACATCCCACCAGGCCAGCGCCAGCCCGGCAGCCATCCTTGAGGACCTCCACGGCGAGAAGGACGTGGGCCCTGTGCCGGAGCAGGTCCGTGGGCGGATGCTCAGTTGGTTACCCCAGGATCCCAGCGAAGGCGAGGAGAAtgcgctggggctgctggcatcTTCAAAGCATGCCGGGGCCCTGAGCCTCCAACCCCACCTCTCGGTTCCCGTCTTTGGTGGCAAAGCCAAAACGCTGGGTCCCAGCAAGCCTGCAACACCCAGGGAGGACAAAAAGCCCCAGAAAACCCAGGAGAAGGTCTACGTgaccaggctgcagccagggaagcGCAAagccccagcccaggagccGGCCTTTCCCGGCATCTTTCTTTACCCAAAGGCCCTGAAGAAAGTCCATCTTCACTCCAGGACCCCTCAGAAGCATCCCATTGCCTCCAGCAAGCTCCACGCTGTTCCTGGCCGTCGGACCCCCTGGCTCCTGAGCAACATCTCCAAGGAGAGGGACCCTGCCAGGCGGAGGAGTGCCCGTGTGGGTGGCAGGAGGTGGGAGCGGCTGCCCAAGCTGGGGACCGAGCAGCGAGCGCTGCCCAGCCTCCTCGCCCTGGGGACCGAGGGCCTCTTCAGTAGGGAGACCCATGAGGACACGacccctgccccgggcaggaCAGCAGCCACCACCAATTACAACTCCTCCGAGGTGGCCCGCTCAGAGGGGATGCGGGTGACATCCTTTCTGAAGATGTCAGAAACAACGACATctcagcaggaggagggaaagggccaggaggaagaggaggaggaggaagaagaggtgtCAGACTACAGCTATGAGACCGGCGAGCTGCatcagagctggctggaggaCTCCATCAACTGGCAGAGGACATTCAGCGTTAGCTCGGTGGACTTTGAGCTCCTGCGCTCCGACTGGAACGACCTGCGCTGCAACGTGTCGGGCAACCTGCAGCTGAGCGAGAGCGAGGTCGTCGATGTGGTGGCGCAGTACATGGAGAAGCTCAATGAGAAGAATGGAGG CATCTACACCCTCCTGAGGATTGTCAACGTGGAGAAGCGTCGGGACACGGCCCGGGGGAACCGCtacctgctggagctggagctggcgGAGCGGGGCCAGCGGACGGTGCGGCTCTCCGAGTATGTCTATGTCCTTTTGCACCAGGGCAAGCAGGACGACAGCGCTGAGGCCAACCCGGAAGGGCTGGCTCTGGGGGCCACCGAGCCCCAGCCGAGCACCTGGAGCATCCTCTATGGAAAACCTGTCCTGTGCCGGCCCCTGCGGCTCAGCTGGAAGCAGGATGTCATGGTGCACTTCGTGGTACCCG TGAAGAACCAAGCCCGCTGGGTCCAGCAGTTCATCTCGGACATGGCTCACCTGTACGGGGCTACGAAGGACGCCAACTTCAATGTCATCCTGGTGGACTTTGACAGCGACGACATGGACGTTGAGAAGGCCCTGCGGGATGCCCAGCTGCCCCG CTACCAGTACCTGCGGCGCACGGGGAACTTCGAGCGCTCGGccgggctgcaggctggtgTGGACACGGTCGAG GATGGGCACAGCATCGTGTTCCTCTGCGACCTGCACATCCATTTCCCCCCCAATATCCTGGACAGCATCCGGAAGCACTGCGTGGAGGGGAAGCTGGCCTATGCGCCCATCGTCATgaggctgagctgtggcagCTCCCCGCGGGAGCCCAACG GCTACTGGGAGGTGAATGGCTTTGGCCTCTTTGGCATCTACAAGTCGGACTTTGACCGCGTGGGAGGGATGAACACAGAGGAGTTCAGAGACCGCTGGGGCGGGGAGGACTGGGAGCTCCTGGACAG GGTCCTTCAGAGCGGGCTGGAGGTGGAGCGCTTGCGTCTCAGGAACTTTTACCATTACTACCACTCCAAGCGTGGCATGTGGAACGCCCGCAGCAAGAAGCCACCCAAGGACTAG
- the PKP3 gene encoding plakophilin-3, translated as MGEAARGGDLPGGHKYDHPDPPGASPSLAPSSPRGRPLGASTRGPGVPPPSRRGVAGRAGRLPTARGSRRRSPAQGGLARLGLRAAAMQETNTFLLSALQPEAGVCSLALPSDRQLDSRSREAAEAQRLRSARVQEQVRIRMMLRGQAASRPDAPDHGDGTRGGQYSSTLRSSFSSRSQTNGLDPKASLYQPLAKKDFGTLKGSGWSSRSAVDLTPHKRMATISNGGLVKGRGYSTSYAMSQTTNTSPRPNSFHERSYRPRQNFDTLSLHSLRLADAPLQPTAIADDRYSVISEQLDPVGHRSLYKSQGNGGFTRSYTFERQMSAGSATKATPDWLDGSEVTQSRTIRAPAMRTLQRFQSNNRSRLSTGSFGSVQAASQAGIGSSYMGMVEHSSRAPSVRSLAESSHHLQDQRTMEMYNGHSTLLSHQSGGFDDIDLPSAVKYLIASDPNLQVLGAAYLQHKCYSDGNAKKQARSLQAMPKLVKLFNSPNQEVQRHATGAMRNLIYDNTENKLALVEENGIYELMRTLREPDDELRKNVTGILWNLSSSDNLKDRLARDTLEQLTDLVLVPLSGLGGSGVIQQNPSEAEIFYNSTGFLRNLSSASQQTRQKMRECHGLVDSMIHYVNSSLEVGKSEDKSVENAVCVLRNLSYRLYDEMPPSSLQRLEGHRRNNSSMVTGELVGCFSPQSKKAREHYLNADIVTFTEVSKDPKGMEWLWNPQIVGIYNRLLQRCELNKHTTEAASGALQNITAGDRRWAGVLSRLALEQERILNPVLDRVRTADHHQLRSLTGLIRNLSRHARNKDEMSTKVVSHLIEKLPGSVGDKAPPADVIVNIIAVLNNLVVESPMAARDIVYFDGLRKLFYIKKRRDSSDNEKSSRAAASLLGNMWQYTKLHRDFKMKGYRKEDFLGL; from the exons ATGGGGGAGGCTGCCCGTGGTGGGGATCTGCCGGGGGGCCACAAGTATGACCACCCAGACCCCCCCGGGGCATCCCCCTCCCTCGCGCCCTCGTCCCCACGAGGTCGCCCCTTGGGTGCCTCCACCCGGGGGCCCGGTGTGCCCCCTCCTTCCCGCCGAGGCgtggcggggcgggccgggcgccTCCCTACGGCTCGAGGAAGCCGCCGCCGCTCACCTGCGCAGGGCGGCCTCGCTCGCCTTGgcctccgcgccgccgccatgCAGGAGACTAACACCTTCCTGCTGTCCGCCCTGCAGCCCGAGGCCGGCGTCTGCTCGCTGGCCTTGCCCTCGGACCGGCAGCTGGACAGCAGGAGCCGGGAGGCTGCCGAGGCCCAGCGCCTGCGCAGCGCCCGCGTCCAGGAGCAGGTCCGCATCCGCATGATGCTGAGGGGGCAAGCGGCCTCCCGCCCTGACGCCCCTGACCACGGCGATGGCACCAGAG GCGGTCAGTACAGCTCTACCTTGCGCTCCTCCTTCAGCTCCCGCTCCCAGACCAATGGCTTGGACCCCAAAGCCTCG CTGTATCAGCCGCTGGCCAAGAAGGATTTTGGCACGCTGAAGGGCAGTGGCTGGTCCTCGCGCTCGGCAGTGGACCTCACCCCACACAAGCGAATGGCGACCATCAGCAATGGGGGCCTGGTGAAGGGTCGGGGCTATAGCACCAGCTACGCTATGTCGCAGACCACCAACACCTCGCCACGGCCCAACTCTTTCCATGAGCGCAGCTACCGGCCCCGGCAGAACTTCGACACCCTCTCGCTGCACTCCCTGCGGCTGGCTGACGCGCCGCTCCAGCCCACTGCCATTGCAGATGACCGTTATAGCGTCATCTCAGAGCAGCTGGACCCTGTGGGTCACCGTTCCCTCTACAAAAGCCAAGGCAATGGTGGCTTCACCCGCTCCTACACCTTTGAGAGGCAGATGAGTGCCGGCTCTGCCACCAAGGCCACCCCCGACTGGCTGGACGGCAGTGAGGTGACCCAGAGCCGCACCATCCGGGCGCCTGCCATGCGCACGCTCCAGCGCTTCCAGAGCAACAACCGGTCACGGCTGAGCACCGGCTCCTTCGGCAGCGTCCAGGCAGCCTCGCAGGCAGGCATCGGGAGCTCCTACATGGGGATGGTGGAGCACAGCTCCCGCGCTCCCTCTGTGCGCAGCCTGGCTGAGTCAAGCCACCACCTCCAGGACCAGCGCACCATGGAGATGTACAATGGGCACAGCACGCTGCTCAGCCACCAGTCAGGGGG GTTTGATGACATCGACCTGCCCTCCGCAGTGAAATACCTGATAGCCAGCGACCCCAACCTGCAGGTCCTGGGCGCTGCCTACCTCCAGCACAAATGCTACAGCGACGGCAATGCCAAGAAGCAG GCCCGCAGCCTCCAGGCCATGCCCAAGCTGGTGAAGCTGTTCAACAGCCCCAACCAGGAGGTGCAGCGCCATGCCACGGGCGCCATGCGCAACCTCATCTATGACAACACCGAGAACAAGCTGGCGCTGGTGGAGGAGAATGGCATCTACGAGCTCATGCGGACGCTGCGGGAACCCGATGACGAGCTCCGCAAGAACGTCACAG GGATCCTGTGGAATCTCTCCTCCAGTGATAACCTGAAGGATCGTCTGGCCCGGGACACTCTGGAGCAGCTCACAGACCTGGTGCTGGTCCCTCTgtctgggctggggggctcaggTGTCATCCAGCAGAACCCCTCGGAGGCGGAGATCTTCTACAACTCCACGGGCTTCCTCAG GAatctcagctctgccagccagcagaCTCGGCAGAAGATGCGTGAGTGCCACGGGCTGGTGGACTCCATGATCCACTATGTGAACAGCTCCCTGGAAGTGGGCAAGTCAGAGGACAAG AGCGTGGAGAATGCTGTCTGCGTCCTGCGCAACCTCTCCTACCGCCTGTACGACGAAATGCCCCCATCCTCCCTCCAGCGTCTGGAAGGTCACAGGAGGAACAACAGCAGCATGGTGACAGGGGAGCTGGTGGGCTGCTTCAGCCCGCAGAGCAAGAAAGCACGAGAG CACTACCTGAATGCAGACATTGTCACCTTCACGGAGGTCTCCAAGGACCCCAAGGGCATGGAGTGGCTCTGGAACCCCCAGATCGTGGGCATCTACAACCGGCTGCTGCAGCGCTGTGAGCTCAACAAGCACACAACGGAGGCGGCCTCGGGTGCCCTGCAGAACATCACTGCCGGGGACCGCAGG TGGGCGGGTGTGCTGAGCCGGCTGGCCCTGGAGCAGGAGCGCATCCTGAACCCCGTGCTGGACCGCGTTCGCACCGCGGACCACCACCAGCTGCGCTCCCTGACAGGACTCATCCGCAACCTGTCCCGCCATGCCCGCAACAAGGACGAGATGT CAACCAAGGTGGTCAGCCACTTGATTGAGAAGCTGCCAGGGAGTGTTGGAGACAAGGCACCACCTGCGGATGTCATCGTGAACATCATTGCGGTCCTCAACAACCTGGTGGTGGAGAGCCCCATGGCTGCCCGCGACATTGTCTACTTTGATGGCCTCAGGAAGCTCTTCTACATCAAAAAGAGAAGAGACAG CTCGGACAACGAGAAATCTTCtagagcagcagccagcctccTGGGCAACATGTGGCAATATACCAAGCTCCACCGGGACTTCAAGATG AAGGGGTACCGGAAGGAGGACTTCCTCGGCCTGTGA
- the SIGIRR gene encoding single Ig IL-1-related receptor isoform X1 — MADLCSVPPEILIPAANETLELALGSRITLNCTVRWAATEHCEPVPAWTKDGQQLGSESSQDTAWFTQNASERLLTSILQLNLTHNDDFGVFACWISNATATFTLQRVEVAGHVPAVLAAILVLVLLVLLAGLYVRCRLSMLLWYRNRYGELEINDGKLYDAYISHATTPDDRKFVHFIVKPQLENRYGYKLFLDEQTILPNSEPSADLIMNVSRCRRLIVVLSIAYLEQEWCNSSFREGLWRLLELSKKPIFIIFESQYREITHPAINVLKQHRSAVTLLVWRAGSMTPSSDFWKELCLALPRKVSFQGTMGDPQTQLQEDKDPMLILHSSYLDSGGDLHPDGDLGTGLRGSIFRSPPPPRIGGPSARMASAAGMMEDPQLRDGQRPELDISDLGSRNYSARTDFYCLVTEDDI, encoded by the exons ATGGCAG ACCTTTGCAGCGTGCCTCCTGAAATCCTCATCCCAGCCGCCAATGAGACACTGGAGCTGGCGCTGGGGAGCCGGATAACGCTGAACTGCACCGTGCGCTGGGCAGCCACCGAGCACTGTGAGCCCGTCCCTGCCTGGACCAAagatgggcagcagctgggcagtgaGAGCAGCCAGGACACTGCCTG GTTTACTCAAAATGCCTCAGAGCGGCTCCTCaccagcatcctgcagctgaACCTCACACACAATGATGACTTCGGGGTGTTTGCCTGTTGGATCAGCAATGCCACAGCCACCTTCACCCTGCAGCGAGTGG AGGTGGCAGGGCATGTGCCCGCGGTGCTGGCAGCTATCCTTGTCCTGGTGCTCCTGGTGCTTCTGGCTGGGCTCTACGTCCGATGCCGCCTGAGTATGCTCCTCTGGTACCGGAACCGCTACGGCGAGCTGGAGATCAACG ATGGGAAGCTGTACGATGCCTACATCTCCCATGCCACCACCCCAGATGACCGAAAGTTTGTCCACTTCATTGTGAAGCCACAGCTGGAGAACCGCTATGGCTACAAGCTCTTCCTGGATGAGCAAACCATCCTGCCTAACTCTG AGCCATCAGCTGACTTGATTATGAATGTGAGCCGGTGCCGGCGTCTCATCGTGGTCCTCTCCATCGCATACCTGGAGCAAGAATGGTGCAACAGCAGCTTCAG GGAAGGGCTTTGGAGGCTGCTGGAGCTTTCGAAGAAACCCATCTTCATCATCTTCGAGAGCCAGTACAGGGAGATCACCCACCCTGCCATCAATGTGCTGAAGCAGCACCGGAGTGCTGTGACCCTGCTGGTGTGGCGAGCTGGCTCCATG ACCCCATCTTCAGACTTCTGGAAGGAGCTGTGCCTGGCCCTGCCCCGCAAAGTGTCTTTCCAGGGGACCATGGGGGACCCGCagacccagctgcaggaggacaaGGACCCCATGCTGATCCTGCACAGCAGCTACCTGGACAGTGGTGGAGACCTCCACCCAGATGGAGACCTCGGTACAG gcCTCCGAGGGAGCATTTTCAGAagccccccacctccccgcaTTGGCGGCCCCAGCGCTCGCATGGCTTCGGCTGCCGGCATGATGGAGGACCCACAGCTGAGGGATGGCCAGAGACCTGAGCTCGACATCTCAGACCTGGGATCGCGCAACTACAGTGCCCGCACAGACTTCTACTGCTTGGTGACAGAGGATGACATCTGA
- the SIGIRR gene encoding single Ig IL-1-related receptor isoform X2, producing MADLCSVPPEILIPAANETLELALGSRITLNCTVRWAATEHCEPVPAWTKDGQQLGSESSQDTAWFTQNASERLLTSILQLNLTHNDDFGVFACWISNATATFTLQRVEVAGHVPAVLAAILVLVLLVLLAGLYVRCRLSMLLWYRNRYGELEINDGKLYDAYISHATTPDDRKFVHFIVKPQLENRYGYKLFLDEQTILPNSEPSADLIMNVSRCRRLIVVLSIAYLEQEWCNSSFREGLWRLLELSKKPIFIIFESQYREITHPAINVLKQHRSAVTLLVWRAGSMTPSSDFWKELCLALPRKVSFQGTMGDPQTQLQEDKDPMLILHSSYLDSGGDLHPDGDLGLRGSIFRSPPPPRIGGPSARMASAAGMMEDPQLRDGQRPELDISDLGSRNYSARTDFYCLVTEDDI from the exons ATGGCAG ACCTTTGCAGCGTGCCTCCTGAAATCCTCATCCCAGCCGCCAATGAGACACTGGAGCTGGCGCTGGGGAGCCGGATAACGCTGAACTGCACCGTGCGCTGGGCAGCCACCGAGCACTGTGAGCCCGTCCCTGCCTGGACCAAagatgggcagcagctgggcagtgaGAGCAGCCAGGACACTGCCTG GTTTACTCAAAATGCCTCAGAGCGGCTCCTCaccagcatcctgcagctgaACCTCACACACAATGATGACTTCGGGGTGTTTGCCTGTTGGATCAGCAATGCCACAGCCACCTTCACCCTGCAGCGAGTGG AGGTGGCAGGGCATGTGCCCGCGGTGCTGGCAGCTATCCTTGTCCTGGTGCTCCTGGTGCTTCTGGCTGGGCTCTACGTCCGATGCCGCCTGAGTATGCTCCTCTGGTACCGGAACCGCTACGGCGAGCTGGAGATCAACG ATGGGAAGCTGTACGATGCCTACATCTCCCATGCCACCACCCCAGATGACCGAAAGTTTGTCCACTTCATTGTGAAGCCACAGCTGGAGAACCGCTATGGCTACAAGCTCTTCCTGGATGAGCAAACCATCCTGCCTAACTCTG AGCCATCAGCTGACTTGATTATGAATGTGAGCCGGTGCCGGCGTCTCATCGTGGTCCTCTCCATCGCATACCTGGAGCAAGAATGGTGCAACAGCAGCTTCAG GGAAGGGCTTTGGAGGCTGCTGGAGCTTTCGAAGAAACCCATCTTCATCATCTTCGAGAGCCAGTACAGGGAGATCACCCACCCTGCCATCAATGTGCTGAAGCAGCACCGGAGTGCTGTGACCCTGCTGGTGTGGCGAGCTGGCTCCATG ACCCCATCTTCAGACTTCTGGAAGGAGCTGTGCCTGGCCCTGCCCCGCAAAGTGTCTTTCCAGGGGACCATGGGGGACCCGCagacccagctgcaggaggacaaGGACCCCATGCTGATCCTGCACAGCAGCTACCTGGACAGTGGTGGAGACCTCCACCCAGATGGAGACCTCG gcCTCCGAGGGAGCATTTTCAGAagccccccacctccccgcaTTGGCGGCCCCAGCGCTCGCATGGCTTCGGCTGCCGGCATGATGGAGGACCCACAGCTGAGGGATGGCCAGAGACCTGAGCTCGACATCTCAGACCTGGGATCGCGCAACTACAGTGCCCGCACAGACTTCTACTGCTTGGTGACAGAGGATGACATCTGA